In the genome of Planococcus donghaensis, the window GCCATGCTGACTGCCGGTGCTTTTGGCGACTTTATCATGTATAGCGAATTACGCAAAGAAAAAAACGCGGCCTGGATTCTTGATGATCCTTCGCTGCCGCGTCTTCATGTATACGATCATTATCCGGATAACGAAAGCACTGAGTAATCTCGGTGCTTTTTTATGCCATCGAGTACCGTACTTCCCATTTTCCAGCTGGAATTGGCTTTTTCAATAACTGTTCATCTTTTGCAAGATACGCAAACGTTTCAACAATTTTGCCGTTTACTTCTACTGAAATCTTTTTCTTGTCGTATAAATCCGTTTCAGGATTTCCTGAATAATCTTCTAGATAATCTAACGCTGGCCATAAAACGTCCGGAATATCATATATTTCCCCTTCAACTTGGCAGTCACTCGATAAAACCATTGCCGGGTAACCCAAGCCTGTATCATATAAAGAGCCTTTTGCCGTTGCGCGTTCTTCCACTAATTCAGCTTCATCCAAATAACAATGATACTTCCCGCCTTGTTTTAGCGTTCCGTATACAAATAACAACATTTTCTATTCCTCCATGCAAAAACCGGATGCGGTCAGGCATCCGGTAGTTTTTAGTTTTGTATTCTTTCGTTCAACGGAGCATAACGGTCGTTTCCGCTTTTAGACGTTAAATCTAAATAGCATTACGTCGCCGTCTTTGACGATGTATTCTTTACCTTCTTGACGCACTTTTCCTGCTTCTTTCGCTGCTGCCATTGATCCGATTTCGATCAAGTCATCATAAGCAACTGTTTCAGCACGGATAAATCCGCGTTCGAAGTCAGAGTGAATAACGCCGGCACATTGTGGTGCTTTCATGCCTTTTTTGAATGTCCATGCACGCACTTCTTGAACGCCCGCTGTGAAATAAGTGGCTAGTCCAAGCAAGCTGTATGAAGCTTTAACCAATAAATCTAAACCAGATTCTTTAATGCCCAACTCTTCAAGGAACATTTCTTTTTCCTCGTCTTCAAGTTCAGCCATTTCTTCTTCGATTTTCGCACAGATTACGATCACGTCTGCATTGTCTTTTGCAGCAAAGTCACGTACGGTTTGAACGTATTTGTTGTTATCGGCATCTGCAATTTCATCTTCTGAAACGTTTGCTACGTAAAGCATTGGTTTGATTGTTAATAAGTTTAACCCTTTTGCAATCTTCAATTCATCTTCCGTGAATTCGATTGAACGTGCCAATTGACCGTTTTCAAAGGCTTCACGCAATTTCATAAGCACTGGCTCTTCTGCCACTGCGTCTTTGTCTTTTTGTTTTATTAATTTTGCTGCACGTGCAATGCGTTTTTCGATACTTTCCATATCAGCTAAGATTAACTCTAAGTTAATCACTTCAATATCAGAAATCGGATCTACTTTGCCCGTTACATGCGTTATGTTGTCGTCAGCGAAACACCGAACAACTTGGCAAATTGCGTCAACTTCGCGAATGTGAGATAAAAATTTATTTCCTAATCCTTCACCTTTGCTCGCGCCTTCTACAATTCCTGCAATATCCGTAAATTCAAAAGCTGTGGGAACCGTTTTTTTCGGTTCTACTAATTCCGTCAATTTATCAAGACGCTCATCTGGAACTTCAACAATTCCAACGTTTGGATCTATTGTACAGAACGGATAGTTTGCCGCTTCGGCACCCGCCTTAGTTATTGCATTAAATAATGTGGATTTCCCCACGTTTGGTAAACCTACAATCCCTGCAGTTAATGCCATAGGATGCACAACCTTTCCTCTATATAAAACGAATTATTTTTTACACAACCATTTCATTATAAGAACGAAACAGGAAAATGTCCATTTTTCATTCACTTTCAGCTTTTACTAAAATCTTTTTCATCTTTTTATTAAATTCCATACGAGGAAGCATGACACTATGCTGACAACCTTCACATTTAATCCGGACGTCTGCTCCCATGCGGATAATTTTCCATGCATTTGCTCCACAAGGATGGCCTTTTTTCATCTCCACTATGTCATTCAGTCCAAAATCCTTCATTTCCATGAATTTGTCTCCTTTTATTCATTTTTAGCATTTTTCGTGATAGGAGATTCTCCTGGCGACCGTTGCACCATTAGCATACGCGGATAAGGAATTTCCACCCCTCGTTGATCTAAGAAATCTTTCAAATCACGACGTATTTCGCGCGCTACAGCAAAATGTTGCATTGGCATTGTTTCAGCGGTAATTCGCATAACCACTTCAGTTGTCGTTAAATTTTGCACTCCCAACAACTCTGCAGGCTTGATAATTTGTTCATATCGTTCCTGCAAGCTATTTAGAAACTCCATAATTAACTCTTCTACACGCTTTATATCCGATTCGTAAGAGATATTGATATCGACCACCGCAATAGAGTTATGGATTGAAAAATTTACTACATCCATTATATTGCCATTTGGAAAAATAAATAATTCTCCAGTCCATGCTTTTACCTTGGTTGTCCGTAATCCAATTTCTTCTACTGTTCCTTCAGCAGTACCAATACGGACATAATCCCCTACAGAAAACTGATCTTCAAATATAATGAAGAATCCTGTGATTACATCGCGTACTAGGTTCTGTGCACCAAAACCTACAGCCAACCCTAATACTCCTGCACCCGCGATGAGCCCTGTAATATCAATTGTAAAGGTCGCTAATATCGACACAACTGCTATAAAATAAACAACATACGCTACGACATTCGACAATAATTTCGATAACGTTTGCTGTCTTCGCTCATTATAAACAAGTGGACCTTTAATCCGAACAGAAAAAGTTTTACGAATTAACATACGCAATACTTTCACCAAAACAATGGCAGCTACTGTGATTAAAATCACTTTCAGAAAAACAACGAACAACCCTACCCACATGGCTTCATTAGAAAGCACAGTTAAAATTCGTTGTGTTATTTTTTCAACATTCACTCTTTCACCTTCCCGGTTTTTACATCAAATTAAAATTATACATAACCGAAACGACTATCCCAACTACTGCTATACCTGGCAATAAATTCGCTACTCTAATCTTCGTTACACCCATCAAATTCAATCCAATGGCAACAATCATAACGCCACCTGTTGCACTCATCTCTAAAATAAACATATCCAGCGCATCGGCAGGAATTGCCAAACTAATTTGAGTAGCAAACAACGCAATCAATCCTTGATAGACAAACACTGGAATGGCAGCTAGCATAACGCCAAATCCAAGTGTAGATGCTAAAATAATCGAAGTAAATCCATCTATAATCCCTTTCGAAATCAGGACTCCATGCTCATTGCTTAGTCCACTTTCCATTGCACCGATAATCCCCATCGCTCCAATGACAAATATTAATGTCGCTGTGACAAACCCTTGCGCTAAACTTCCTTTGCTTTCTTTTGCCCCAAGCATACGTTCAATC includes:
- a CDS encoding gamma-glutamylcyclotransferase family protein, encoding MLLFVYGTLKQGGKYHCYLDEAELVEERATAKGSLYDTGLGYPAMVLSSDCQVEGEIYDIPDVLWPALDYLEDYSGNPETDLYDKKKISVEVNGKIVETFAYLAKDEQLLKKPIPAGKWEVRYSMA
- the ychF gene encoding redox-regulated ATPase YchF, translating into MALTAGIVGLPNVGKSTLFNAITKAGAEAANYPFCTIDPNVGIVEVPDERLDKLTELVEPKKTVPTAFEFTDIAGIVEGASKGEGLGNKFLSHIREVDAICQVVRCFADDNITHVTGKVDPISDIEVINLELILADMESIEKRIARAAKLIKQKDKDAVAEEPVLMKLREAFENGQLARSIEFTEDELKIAKGLNLLTIKPMLYVANVSEDEIADADNNKYVQTVRDFAAKDNADVIVICAKIEEEMAELEDEEKEMFLEELGIKESGLDLLVKASYSLLGLATYFTAGVQEVRAWTFKKGMKAPQCAGVIHSDFERGFIRAETVAYDDLIEIGSMAAAKEAGKVRQEGKEYIVKDGDVMLFRFNV
- a CDS encoding DUF951 domain-containing protein, translated to MEMKDFGLNDIVEMKKGHPCGANAWKIIRMGADVRIKCEGCQHSVMLPRMEFNKKMKKILVKAESE
- a CDS encoding mechanosensitive ion channel family protein, producing MNVEKITQRILTVLSNEAMWVGLFVVFLKVILITVAAIVLVKVLRMLIRKTFSVRIKGPLVYNERRQQTLSKLLSNVVAYVVYFIAVVSILATFTIDITGLIAGAGVLGLAVGFGAQNLVRDVITGFFIIFEDQFSVGDYVRIGTAEGTVEEIGLRTTKVKAWTGELFIFPNGNIMDVVNFSIHNSIAVVDINISYESDIKRVEELIMEFLNSLQERYEQIIKPAELLGVQNLTTTEVVMRITAETMPMQHFAVAREIRRDLKDFLDQRGVEIPYPRMLMVQRSPGESPITKNAKNE
- a CDS encoding DUF554 domain-containing protein, which gives rise to MVLLGTLINAVLIIVGTILGRALQNISEKMKETVMYVIGLSVIVLGLDMGLGSQNFVIVIISLVLGTVIGEWANLEGKLNAFGHWIERMLGAKESKGSLAQGFVTATLIFVIGAMGIIGAMESGLSNEHGVLISKGIIDGFTSIILASTLGFGVMLAAIPVFVYQGLIALFATQISLAIPADALDMFILEMSATGGVMIVAIGLNLMGVTKIRVANLLPGIAVVGIVVSVMYNFNLM